In the Arthrobacter sp. 31Y genome, one interval contains:
- a CDS encoding DUF1028 domain-containing protein produces the protein MTFSIAATDGSGRFGIAVSSSSPAVAARCAHLRDGVGAVSSQNITDPRLGTALLDRLQAGYSAQEAIDAVVQESPAVGYRQLVVLDANGGSAVFSGAHTLGVFGEGRGANSVSAGNMLAHPGVAQVLCDAFEASAGELEVRLMAALRAAIAAGGEAGPVRSAGLSVVSGHGWRDTDLRVDWHDHPIEELEKLLDVWLPQRQDYVIRGLDPASSVGYGVAGDER, from the coding sequence GTGACCTTCAGCATCGCGGCCACCGATGGCAGTGGCAGGTTCGGCATCGCCGTCTCTTCTTCCTCTCCTGCGGTCGCTGCCCGCTGCGCGCACTTGCGCGACGGGGTGGGCGCCGTCAGCTCCCAGAACATTACCGATCCCCGGCTGGGAACAGCGTTGCTTGACCGCCTGCAGGCGGGCTATTCCGCGCAGGAGGCGATTGACGCCGTCGTGCAGGAATCACCGGCGGTGGGCTACCGGCAACTGGTGGTCCTGGACGCAAACGGTGGATCCGCCGTGTTCAGCGGCGCGCATACCCTTGGCGTGTTCGGCGAAGGCCGGGGCGCGAACAGTGTGTCTGCGGGCAACATGCTCGCGCATCCTGGTGTTGCCCAAGTCCTCTGCGACGCCTTTGAAGCCAGCGCCGGGGAGCTGGAAGTGCGTCTCATGGCTGCCCTTCGAGCCGCCATTGCGGCCGGCGGCGAAGCCGGACCCGTGCGATCGGCCGGACTGTCGGTGGTGTCCGGGCACGGTTGGAGGGACACTGACCTGCGCGTGGACTGGCACGATCACCCCATCGAGGAGCTGGAGAAGCTTCTGGACGTGTGGCTTCCGCAGCGGCAGGACTACGTGATTCGCGGCCTGGACCCCGCGTCGTCAGTGGGTTATGGGGTGGCGGGCGATGAGCGCTAA
- a CDS encoding LysR substrate-binding domain-containing protein produces MDVTLTQLRYFVEAAAQLSMTGAAVRLNVAQSAVSAAIAQLERHVGTQFFIRQRSKGLVLTPAGELFVRDAQAILAQVEESVDHARGEHQSVSGRIRIACFSTLAPFLLPGVLTKLREDHPALEAEVIETDTSGCISALLSGQADVALCYDLDLPEAIASSVVDTVRPYVALPPDHKLAGSKTVKLSSLRGEPFVLLDMPHTRDLMLSIARLGGQEADVRFRSASYETVRTFVARGLGYSILHQRPQHQLTYDGGQLAAVEIRDDVPELKTVLAHLKSHRPTARVRAVAQAVRHQIVAARAARS; encoded by the coding sequence ATGGATGTGACCCTCACGCAATTGCGCTATTTCGTGGAAGCGGCTGCGCAGCTGTCCATGACCGGTGCTGCCGTTCGCCTCAATGTGGCCCAGTCCGCGGTTTCTGCGGCGATCGCCCAGCTGGAACGGCACGTCGGAACGCAGTTCTTCATCAGGCAGCGCTCCAAGGGGCTGGTGCTCACGCCGGCCGGCGAGCTGTTCGTCAGGGACGCCCAAGCCATCCTTGCGCAGGTCGAGGAAAGTGTTGACCACGCACGTGGAGAACACCAAAGCGTCTCCGGGCGTATACGTATTGCCTGCTTCAGCACCCTTGCCCCGTTCCTGCTCCCCGGCGTCCTGACCAAACTGCGGGAGGACCATCCTGCCCTTGAGGCAGAAGTCATCGAAACAGATACGTCAGGCTGCATCAGCGCCTTGCTCAGCGGGCAGGCCGATGTGGCGTTGTGCTACGACCTGGACCTCCCCGAGGCCATCGCCAGTTCAGTGGTGGACACCGTCAGGCCGTATGTGGCGCTTCCGCCGGACCATAAGTTGGCCGGCTCAAAAACAGTCAAACTGTCCTCCTTGCGCGGTGAACCCTTTGTGCTGCTGGACATGCCGCACACCCGCGATCTCATGTTGTCCATCGCCAGGCTGGGCGGTCAGGAAGCGGACGTCCGCTTCCGTTCGGCCAGCTATGAAACGGTGCGTACTTTCGTGGCCCGGGGCCTCGGCTATTCCATCCTTCACCAGCGTCCACAGCACCAGTTGACGTACGACGGCGGCCAGCTGGCCGCCGTCGAAATCCGCGACGACGTGCCGGAATTGAAGACAGTACTGGCGCACCTGAAGTCCCACCGGCCCACGGCGAGGGTGCGGGCGGTAGCGCAGGCGGTCCGGCATCAGATTGTCGCTGCACGCGCGGCCCGGAGCTAG
- a CDS encoding M20 family metallopeptidase — translation MSAKQTTTANPAVQRQRVLDSVDAQQPHLIRLSETLHANPELGWQEHRAAGWTADYLTGQGFEVEREYLGFPTAIRAVFGTGSRRVGLMAEYDALPGLGHACGHNIITAISTGAAVALAQFAAEHDLTVELYGTPAEEGGGGKIELLKKGAFHGLDLAMMAHPSPVDSAEARPYAVAHNHVEYRGKSAHAAAYPDQGVNANDAFIVAQVALGLLRQQLPPGTRVHGIQTRGGEAPNAIPEKTEGRWYVRAESLALLGELEERVQRCFEAGALASGCELSVTPESEPYSEFRTDLRALELYMHHAQSLGRDFNAPPEQATMNRASTDMGNVSQVVPAIHPYIGLGCFPAANHQPEFAAHCVGDAANLAIHDGAAALALTALDYLAT, via the coding sequence ATGAGCGCTAAGCAAACAACCACTGCCAACCCGGCAGTTCAGCGCCAGCGGGTCCTGGATTCTGTTGACGCACAACAGCCGCACCTGATCAGGCTCTCCGAAACACTCCACGCCAACCCGGAGCTTGGCTGGCAGGAACACCGCGCCGCCGGCTGGACCGCCGACTATTTGACTGGTCAAGGCTTCGAGGTGGAAAGAGAATATCTGGGCTTCCCCACAGCGATCCGCGCCGTCTTCGGAACGGGTTCCCGCCGCGTTGGGCTCATGGCCGAATACGACGCCCTTCCGGGCCTCGGCCACGCATGCGGCCACAACATCATCACGGCCATATCCACCGGTGCTGCCGTGGCCTTGGCGCAGTTCGCTGCCGAGCATGACCTGACAGTGGAACTGTATGGAACCCCTGCCGAAGAAGGCGGCGGTGGAAAAATCGAGCTACTCAAAAAGGGCGCTTTCCACGGCTTGGACCTGGCCATGATGGCACATCCCAGCCCCGTCGATTCCGCCGAAGCCCGCCCCTACGCCGTGGCCCACAACCACGTGGAATACCGGGGTAAATCAGCCCACGCCGCTGCGTATCCGGATCAGGGTGTCAACGCCAACGACGCCTTTATTGTTGCCCAGGTAGCGTTGGGCCTCCTCCGCCAACAACTGCCTCCCGGTACCCGGGTCCACGGGATCCAGACGCGCGGGGGCGAAGCGCCCAACGCCATACCGGAAAAGACCGAGGGCCGCTGGTACGTCCGTGCAGAATCACTGGCGCTGTTGGGCGAGCTGGAAGAGCGGGTTCAACGGTGCTTCGAAGCCGGGGCTTTGGCATCCGGCTGCGAGTTGTCCGTGACCCCGGAATCGGAGCCCTACTCGGAGTTCCGCACGGACCTGCGCGCACTTGAGCTGTACATGCACCATGCGCAATCTCTGGGACGCGACTTCAACGCACCCCCGGAACAGGCCACCATGAACCGGGCCTCCACAGACATGGGCAATGTGTCCCAAGTGGTTCCCGCCATCCACCCCTACATAGGGCTCGGCTGCTTCCCGGCAGCCAACCACCAACCCGAGTTCGCCGCGCACTGCGTCGGCGACGCCGCCAACCTTGCCATTCACGACGGCGCAGCCGCCTTGGCACTCACGGCGTTGGACTACCTGGCAACGTAG
- a CDS encoding TetR/AcrR family transcriptional regulator, translating into MPRLVDHEERRRSIIETTWRLIAEQGIENASMRDIARECGYAAPGVLAHYFPNKDALLLASYELICERTNERIAAGTAGRRGLSALRRLCLEIIPADPLTVVEARVAVSFWQRAQTENALRAVGREALLHWRGLVMGFLTQAEHDGECEPLVDPDAVADELLNIMMGLHVTSMLDPDAVTGSRQRHLVERALARLAVTA; encoded by the coding sequence ATGCCCCGCTTGGTTGATCACGAGGAACGCCGGCGTTCCATCATCGAGACCACGTGGCGCCTGATTGCGGAGCAGGGCATCGAGAACGCCAGCATGCGGGACATCGCCCGGGAATGCGGCTATGCAGCGCCCGGCGTGCTGGCCCATTATTTTCCCAACAAGGACGCCCTGCTTCTGGCGTCTTACGAGTTGATCTGCGAACGCACCAACGAGCGCATCGCAGCTGGCACGGCCGGCCGTCGCGGCCTGTCAGCCCTTCGAAGGCTGTGCCTGGAAATCATCCCGGCCGATCCCCTCACCGTGGTGGAAGCCCGCGTGGCGGTTTCTTTCTGGCAGCGCGCGCAAACGGAGAACGCGCTGCGCGCCGTCGGCCGGGAAGCCCTCCTTCACTGGCGTGGCCTGGTGATGGGCTTTCTTACCCAAGCAGAGCACGACGGCGAATGCGAACCTTTGGTGGACCCGGATGCGGTTGCCGATGAGCTGCTGAACATCATGATGGGCTTGCACGTCACGTCCATGCTGGATCCGGATGCGGTCACTGGGTCCCGTCAACGGCATTTGGTGGAGCGCGCACTTGCGCGGCTTGCCGTCACTGCATGA
- a CDS encoding FG-GAP-like repeat-containing protein produces MKSGLSLRWHDRAIRFSAIFTSLALTALLLVLPGAPAQAGEALPPVQFPNGVTIDTDYALGTLPAAVVGATVPSDAKLEYQWYMNGQAVQGATGRILRAAIGGSVLTVRVTGTASGYTPTAVTSQPIGPMPRQLDVSYMSLRGEAVVGRQLHPWWPQAPIVTPSGGTPIYTYVWKRDDVAIPGANNAIYTVTTADRGHTLKVELNIKYEPLTQKTVSAHVMVPLTPRGDGFNADRTADIFARTPSGDLLLYPGNGKRGFLGTQTIGRGWDIFDVLLAPGDFDGDGPTDVIGRDRAGRLFLYRGNGAGGWKDSRQIGQGWQIFSEIVAPGDFNVDGTNDLLAKDTSGRLILYPGDGAGGWHPPVTVGWGWNMYSKLITPGWWSGDFRPNILAQTPAGELKVYSSFSEGFVNHPVITAGTGWNTVLTAGGPGDFNSDGSPDVFGINAAGDMTMYLGNGTDVATCGFGCFLWKGYDNVGWGWGGFTAVF; encoded by the coding sequence TTGAAATCTGGTCTTTCGTTGCGCTGGCATGACCGCGCAATACGGTTTTCCGCTATCTTTACTTCTCTTGCTCTGACAGCTCTTCTGCTGGTTCTTCCAGGTGCCCCAGCGCAGGCCGGCGAAGCCCTGCCGCCCGTCCAGTTCCCCAACGGCGTCACGATCGACACAGACTACGCTCTGGGCACCCTACCGGCAGCAGTCGTCGGCGCAACGGTGCCGTCGGACGCAAAACTCGAGTACCAGTGGTACATGAATGGCCAAGCTGTCCAGGGAGCCACCGGGCGGATCCTCAGGGCAGCCATCGGCGGTTCTGTCCTCACAGTCCGTGTCACAGGAACTGCATCCGGGTATACACCCACCGCCGTCACTTCCCAGCCCATCGGGCCCATGCCTCGGCAACTGGACGTCTCCTATATGTCCCTCCGAGGCGAAGCCGTGGTTGGGCGCCAGCTGCACCCATGGTGGCCACAGGCGCCTATTGTTACGCCTAGTGGTGGCACGCCAATCTACACGTACGTATGGAAACGCGACGACGTGGCCATACCGGGTGCCAACAACGCCATTTACACGGTCACCACAGCCGATAGAGGGCACACACTCAAAGTAGAGCTAAACATCAAGTACGAGCCGCTGACACAGAAAACGGTCAGCGCTCACGTGATGGTTCCCCTCACCCCGCGAGGAGACGGCTTCAATGCTGACCGAACAGCGGACATTTTTGCTCGAACGCCCTCCGGCGATCTCTTGCTCTACCCGGGAAACGGCAAGAGAGGCTTTCTTGGCACCCAAACCATTGGCCGCGGCTGGGACATTTTCGATGTTCTTCTGGCGCCTGGGGACTTCGACGGAGACGGTCCAACAGACGTCATAGGACGTGACCGTGCCGGCCGGTTGTTTCTCTACCGCGGGAACGGGGCAGGGGGCTGGAAGGACAGCCGCCAGATCGGCCAAGGCTGGCAGATCTTCAGCGAAATCGTCGCACCCGGTGACTTCAACGTCGATGGCACCAACGATCTTTTGGCCAAGGACACGTCCGGCCGCCTGATTCTTTACCCGGGAGACGGTGCCGGGGGCTGGCACCCGCCCGTCACGGTCGGTTGGGGATGGAATATGTACTCGAAGCTCATCACCCCGGGGTGGTGGTCAGGTGACTTCCGTCCGAACATCCTGGCTCAGACACCGGCAGGTGAACTCAAGGTCTACAGCAGCTTCAGCGAGGGATTCGTGAACCATCCCGTCATAACTGCGGGCACCGGGTGGAATACCGTTCTCACGGCCGGCGGTCCGGGTGACTTCAACAGCGATGGTAGCCCGGACGTCTTTGGAATCAATGCCGCCGGTGACATGACCATGTACTTGGGCAACGGAACAGATGTGGCCACGTGCGGCTTCGGTTGTTTCCTGTGGAAGGGATACGACAATGTGGGCTGGGGGTGGGGCGGCTTCACAGCCGTCTTCTAA
- a CDS encoding MFS transporter, whose amino-acid sequence MNTKNIEGQISRKGLRTSVAAGSIGVFVHWFEWAIYAYLASTIAVVFFPQQDSTAALLSVFAVFAISFGVRPLGALVFGTLGDRIGRKKTLSIVILSMSGATLVVGLLPTYDAIGLWAPILLVAARVVQGLAAGGEFGSAAAFLAEYSPRKHRGFGVSWLEFGSLLGFLAASLVVFVLSSAMDAQAIADGGWRIPFLIAVPLGVIGFYIRSKIEDTPEFRSLEELGNVPQSPVKEVFTKHRKQLLQMSGLEVMMHVTFYIVLVYLLTYQEKVLGFDAGTAALLSTAASVAGLILVPFVGALSDRIGRKPLLITAAVSLVVLAYPLFLIMQTGTAWAGIVSTIGLGIILALILGVHAAAAAELFPTRTRQTGLSIAYSVTAAIFAGTVPFVLTWLIAQTGNDMMPAFYLILVGLIGLAAVLSMKESKGKDLLSEDAEDLQSPGTPARATQGVAHT is encoded by the coding sequence GTGAACACCAAGAACATCGAGGGGCAGATCAGCCGAAAGGGTTTGCGGACCAGCGTCGCCGCCGGTTCCATCGGCGTCTTCGTCCACTGGTTCGAGTGGGCCATCTACGCTTACCTAGCTTCCACCATCGCCGTAGTCTTCTTCCCCCAACAGGACAGCACGGCAGCACTGCTGTCAGTCTTCGCCGTCTTCGCCATCAGCTTCGGCGTCCGTCCCCTGGGCGCGCTGGTCTTCGGAACGTTGGGCGACAGGATCGGCCGCAAGAAGACGCTGTCAATCGTGATTCTCTCCATGAGTGGTGCCACGCTGGTGGTGGGGCTCCTGCCCACCTACGACGCAATCGGTTTGTGGGCGCCCATCCTTCTTGTGGCCGCCCGAGTGGTTCAAGGCCTCGCAGCCGGAGGTGAGTTCGGAAGCGCGGCCGCCTTCCTGGCCGAGTACTCTCCCAGGAAGCACCGCGGATTCGGCGTCAGCTGGCTTGAATTCGGAAGCCTCCTCGGTTTCCTGGCGGCCTCGTTGGTGGTGTTCGTGCTTTCCAGCGCCATGGACGCCCAAGCAATCGCGGACGGCGGCTGGCGTATCCCCTTCCTGATCGCGGTTCCCCTGGGGGTCATTGGCTTCTACATCCGGTCCAAGATTGAAGACACTCCGGAATTCCGTTCGCTGGAGGAGCTGGGCAACGTGCCGCAGAGCCCCGTCAAAGAGGTCTTCACCAAGCACCGGAAGCAGCTGCTGCAGATGAGCGGCCTGGAGGTCATGATGCACGTGACCTTCTACATAGTGCTCGTGTATCTCCTGACCTATCAGGAGAAAGTATTGGGTTTCGACGCCGGAACGGCCGCGCTGCTTTCGACGGCAGCGTCCGTGGCGGGCTTGATTCTCGTACCGTTTGTGGGTGCGCTGTCAGACCGAATCGGCAGGAAGCCGCTGCTGATCACGGCCGCCGTTTCCCTGGTAGTGCTGGCCTATCCCTTGTTCCTGATCATGCAAACGGGCACAGCCTGGGCCGGCATCGTCAGCACCATTGGACTGGGCATCATCCTGGCCCTCATCCTGGGCGTCCATGCGGCCGCGGCTGCCGAACTCTTCCCCACCCGCACGCGGCAGACCGGGCTCTCCATTGCGTACAGCGTCACTGCGGCCATCTTCGCCGGAACCGTCCCGTTCGTCCTGACCTGGCTTATTGCGCAGACCGGAAACGACATGATGCCCGCGTTCTACCTGATCCTTGTAGGCCTGATTGGGCTTGCTGCCGTGCTGAGCATGAAGGAAAGCAAAGGCAAGGACCTTCTGAGCGAGGACGCGGAAGACCTGCAATCGCCGGGAACCCCAGCCCGGGCAACGCAGGGCGTGGCGCACACGTAG
- a CDS encoding aspartate ammonia-lyase yields MTEHLTSPSTEAPGVRRPGVRREQDSLGDADVPEASYWGISTHRAVDNFPVSGRTIGTLRSLIWSLGAVKYAAARANESLGLLPPDKSAAIQKASLEVMDGRLDDQFVVDTIQGGAGTSTNMNANEVIANRALELMGHRKGDYAALHPIDDVNRSQSTNDVYPTAIKIALQREITAFCEEHDRLIQAFDAKATEFAGIIKVGRTQLQDAVPMSMGQEFGAFADTLREDGLRLLELLPHLRESNLGATAIGTGITASPGYREAVIKELSSITGLQLTSATNLVEATSDTGVFMLVSGVLKRAAVKLSKICNDLRLLSSGPQTGFGEILLPAVQAGSSIMPGKVNPVIPEMVNQVAFRVIGADATVTMAVEAGQLQLNAFEPVIADALLESIAWLTVACRQLRTHCVDGITANTQMLQQRMLESISVVTGLAPLIGYAAAAELAKEALASHRGIAELVVERGLLDPQKMEAALSAKSLAGLG; encoded by the coding sequence ATGACAGAACACCTAACTTCTCCCAGCACGGAAGCGCCGGGAGTACGCCGCCCGGGAGTACGACGAGAGCAGGACAGCCTCGGGGACGCGGACGTTCCCGAGGCTTCCTACTGGGGTATCAGCACGCACAGGGCCGTGGACAACTTTCCCGTCAGCGGACGAACAATCGGCACCCTTCGTTCCCTCATCTGGAGCCTGGGTGCCGTGAAATACGCAGCCGCACGTGCAAACGAAAGCCTGGGCCTTCTTCCTCCGGACAAATCTGCAGCCATTCAAAAGGCTTCCCTGGAAGTCATGGATGGCCGCTTGGATGACCAGTTCGTGGTGGACACCATCCAGGGCGGCGCGGGAACCAGCACCAACATGAACGCCAACGAGGTCATTGCCAACCGCGCGCTGGAACTGATGGGTCACCGCAAAGGCGACTATGCGGCGTTGCATCCCATTGATGACGTGAACCGTAGCCAGTCCACCAATGACGTCTATCCCACCGCCATCAAGATCGCCCTGCAGCGGGAAATAACGGCGTTCTGCGAGGAGCACGACCGTCTCATCCAGGCCTTTGATGCCAAGGCCACGGAGTTCGCCGGAATCATCAAAGTGGGGCGCACCCAACTTCAGGACGCTGTGCCCATGTCCATGGGGCAAGAGTTCGGGGCCTTCGCGGACACCCTCCGTGAAGACGGCCTGAGGCTCCTTGAACTCCTTCCGCATTTGCGGGAATCCAACCTTGGAGCCACCGCCATCGGTACCGGCATCACCGCCTCTCCCGGGTACCGGGAAGCGGTGATCAAGGAGCTCAGCTCCATCACCGGCCTTCAACTGACCTCAGCAACCAACCTGGTGGAGGCCACCAGCGATACCGGCGTCTTCATGCTGGTGTCCGGAGTCCTGAAGAGGGCTGCCGTGAAGCTTTCCAAAATCTGCAACGATCTCCGTCTGCTCTCCTCCGGCCCGCAAACGGGATTCGGCGAGATCCTCCTGCCCGCAGTGCAGGCCGGGTCCTCCATCATGCCGGGGAAGGTCAACCCGGTGATCCCGGAAATGGTCAACCAGGTTGCCTTCCGGGTGATCGGCGCGGATGCCACGGTAACCATGGCAGTAGAGGCAGGGCAGCTCCAGCTCAACGCTTTCGAACCGGTCATTGCCGACGCCTTGCTGGAATCGATCGCCTGGCTCACCGTGGCCTGCCGTCAACTCCGGACGCACTGCGTGGACGGCATCACGGCCAATACGCAGATGCTGCAGCAGCGGATGCTCGAATCCATCAGCGTGGTCACCGGGTTGGCTCCCCTGATCGGATACGCCGCCGCGGCCGAACTGGCCAAGGAAGCTCTCGCGTCCCATCGTGGCATCGCGGAACTGGTCGTTGAGCGCGGACTGCTCGACCCGCAGAAGATGGAAGCGGCTCTTTCCGCCAAGTCGTTGGCGGGGCTCGGCTGA
- a CDS encoding flavin-containing monooxygenase, producing the protein MSCQEVEVLIVGAGQAGVAMSEHLSERGIPHIVLERHRIAERWRSMRWDSLVANGPAWHDRFPGLQFTDIEPGSFPSKEQVADYFVAYAEKIGAPIRCGVEVKSVRRNVGAPGFHVQTSDGEYNARYVVAATGPFQRPVIPAVVPETDGLMQMHSSSYRNPGQLPQGAVLVVGAGSSGVQIAAEIQRSGRQVYLSVGPHDRPPRNYRGRDFCWWLGVLGKWDASTPALGAEHVTIAVSGAQGGHTVDFRALAENGIKLVGRTMELQDGTMRFADDLRTNIANGDAHYLDLLDEADAYVERNGLDLPEEPEARFLRPDPESLTNPIRELDLAGAGVTSIVWATGFAVDYSWLQVDAFDAKGKPLQQRGVSTEPGVYFLGLPWQSRRGSSFIWGVWHDAKYVADQITIQRSYLTHNEQDALVASGAV; encoded by the coding sequence ATGTCATGCCAAGAGGTTGAGGTCCTCATCGTAGGCGCAGGCCAGGCCGGGGTAGCGATGAGCGAGCACCTGAGCGAGCGGGGAATTCCCCACATCGTCCTGGAACGCCACCGTATTGCCGAGCGGTGGCGTTCAATGAGGTGGGACTCCCTGGTTGCCAATGGCCCCGCATGGCACGACCGTTTCCCGGGCCTGCAATTCACCGACATCGAGCCCGGTTCGTTCCCCTCCAAAGAGCAGGTAGCCGACTACTTCGTGGCGTACGCCGAGAAGATCGGCGCGCCCATCCGCTGCGGCGTGGAGGTCAAGTCCGTGCGCAGAAACGTCGGTGCGCCAGGCTTCCACGTGCAGACATCCGACGGCGAGTACAACGCACGTTACGTTGTAGCCGCCACAGGGCCGTTCCAGCGGCCGGTGATCCCCGCCGTCGTTCCTGAAACCGACGGCCTGATGCAGATGCACTCAAGCTCGTACCGCAACCCCGGCCAACTGCCCCAAGGTGCAGTCCTGGTGGTGGGGGCCGGTTCCTCGGGCGTGCAGATCGCCGCGGAGATCCAGCGTTCGGGCCGCCAGGTGTACCTCTCGGTTGGCCCGCACGACAGGCCCCCGCGGAACTACCGTGGCCGGGACTTCTGCTGGTGGCTCGGTGTCCTGGGCAAGTGGGACGCTTCCACGCCCGCCCTGGGGGCCGAACATGTGACCATCGCGGTCAGCGGGGCCCAGGGCGGCCACACCGTCGATTTCCGGGCGCTCGCCGAGAACGGAATCAAGCTCGTGGGACGGACCATGGAGCTTCAGGACGGCACTATGCGCTTCGCGGACGATCTCCGTACCAACATCGCGAACGGCGATGCCCACTACTTGGATTTGCTCGACGAAGCTGACGCCTACGTGGAACGCAATGGCCTGGACCTGCCGGAGGAACCCGAAGCCCGCTTCCTCAGGCCGGACCCGGAGAGCCTCACCAACCCCATCCGCGAGCTGGACCTCGCCGGAGCGGGCGTTACGTCCATCGTGTGGGCAACTGGTTTCGCCGTGGACTACAGCTGGCTGCAAGTGGATGCCTTTGACGCGAAAGGAAAGCCCCTGCAGCAACGCGGCGTATCCACGGAGCCGGGCGTGTATTTCCTGGGGCTGCCGTGGCAGTCACGCCGTGGATCCAGCTTCATCTGGGGCGTGTGGCACGACGCCAAGTATGTTGCCGACCAGATCACCATCCAGCGGAGCTACCTCACCCACAATGAGCAGGATGCGCTGGTGGCCAGCGGAGCCGTCTAA
- a CDS encoding RidA family protein gives MKHQRIRTFNTKETYPEQNLDNDLCQAVVANGVVYLRGQIGQDLETRESVGIGDVEAQTEKAMANIDMLLKEAGSSLEDIVKVTVYLIDPRYREIVYRTMGRWLKGVFPVSTGIVVQALARPEWLVEIDATAVLSTEGQQ, from the coding sequence GTGAAGCACCAGCGTATCCGCACGTTCAATACCAAAGAGACCTATCCGGAACAGAACCTGGACAACGATCTGTGCCAGGCAGTTGTGGCCAATGGAGTGGTTTACCTTCGGGGCCAGATCGGACAAGACCTCGAGACGCGCGAGTCCGTGGGCATTGGCGACGTCGAAGCCCAGACCGAAAAGGCGATGGCCAACATTGACATGTTGCTCAAGGAGGCGGGCAGCAGCCTCGAGGACATCGTCAAGGTCACCGTCTACCTCATCGATCCCCGGTACCGCGAAATCGTCTACCGCACCATGGGCCGCTGGCTCAAAGGCGTGTTCCCCGTCTCCACTGGGATTGTTGTCCAAGCACTGGCACGCCCGGAATGGCTCGTGGAAATTGATGCAACAGCAGTGCTCTCGACGGAAGGCCAGCAGTGA